The window ACCATTGCCTTTGTCATTGTCATTTTTAGCAAGGTACACTGATCTTTCCGATAACATAAAGCAATCGAGCAAGTTTTCTAAGAGTTGCTTTAGAGCTGGGCGGTTAGGATCATCTTTGGAGCAATACATATTTAATACTTGCTCTACAGCCATGTTTTTAGCAGTCTCAATAATTTCGTTTTTATTCATTTTAAGTAGCCCCCTTGATAATTATTTCAATACTAATTATACAGTGGACACAATTTTATTTTAACTCCCCTTGAGAATGTAGAGATAGAGGGTATATTATCGAAGTTGCAGAAGGATTTAAGCTGGTAAGAGTTGAGCAAGACAGCACGGAGTTGAGTTAAGGTAGAGAATTTGAAGATTTTTTGGATGAAGAAAGCACATAACATAGATTGCAAAGAGAAGCATCTATGTTTACCGAAGTATTTATAGTAGGCTTTAAAGAAGGATTGAGGGATGAAGTTATTGATATTGATGTATTTATTGAAGAAGCCAAGAAGGTTATGAGGGTTATTGAGAGCGAGGTTTTTAACGTCCTCATAAAGTTCTAAAAAAGAGAGTTGTTTATTATGATTTTTAAACATTTTATCCTCCTCCTCATAGAAAATATGTTTTATACAGTTATATTTTACACTATCTATGAGGAGGAAGGAATACTTTTTTGAAGATTGTATAAAGCTTGATAATGCTCATCTTGAGCGTTTCTGCAAAAGGCTATATATATTACTTGGTACAAAAAGGAGGATCATTTATGCAATTTAGAACCTTAAAAGAATCAGAACTTGAAAAATGGTTTTACCACTGTGCAAGTGTTTTTGGAGAAAATCAAAATTTAGATTTTTGGCTTGATTATTTTAAAAGACATTATTTCAATGATCCTTTCAGAGATATTAACAGCATTTTTGTTGCTCTAGATGACAGCAACATAGCAAGTACAGTAAGATTATTCTACAGAAAGATATACTTTCATGGGAAAGAGATAACAGTTGGTGGAATAGGAGAGGTAAGTACAAAACATGAGTACAGAGGAATGGGGCTTGCATCAAAGTTACTTTGCATGGCTGTAGATACAATGAGGAAAAAAAGACTTTGCATTTCTATTTTGTTTGCATCCTTACATAATTTTTATGGCAGGTTTGGCTATAAAGTATTGCCGCGCGAATTTTGTTTGCTTGACAAAGATACCTTTCAAAAATATCATGAATCTAAGACTACTCAAACAGGGGAAATAAAAGAAATAAATTTGTCAGACAATAATGTCGAAATTATAGATGAAATCTACAAGCTATACTCAACTAATTTTAATGGCCCTGTTGTTAGAAACAGGGAATATTGGCTTGGATGGGTTAACCTTGAACCCAAAACAAGTTTAGGATACTTTGTTGAGGGGAGATTGGCTGCATATTTGTTTTATAGAAAAAATGGCAAAGAAATAATTATACTGGAATATGGCTGCTCTGACTCATCAAACAAAGAGATACCTTTGATGGAGTTTATAAAATTTATTATAAACAATGAAAATGCAGAAGCAATTAAATATCCAAAGGCAATTGGCCTTGAGCTTACTGGGTGTACTGAGTTTAAAGACAATAGTTTGATGTTAAATCTTATTACTCCTTTCAAGCTGGAAGGCTTACTTGTTGATTCAACTGAAAAACTGATAAGTATCCTGGCAAGAGAGCCAAATAAATTTGTTTTTTGGGGCACTGATAATTTTTAACAAGGCATAATAATTGCTTGCAGAAGGGAGATATCAAAAAATGTTTAAAATTGTTCCAAAGCCTAAAAAAGTTGATTTCACAGGGAAATGGTTTGACTTTGATGGTTTTGAAAACTTTCCAGATTTCATTTCAAGGGAGTTTTCAATACCAAAAGGCTCATGGAAAATAGAGATTGTCGAAAGACCTGGAACAGGTATTTCAATAGAGAACAAAAAAGTAAAGGTCTGGGGAAATGTTAATGTTGCTTATGCCACCATAGTTCAGCTCTTAATTCAAAGAAAAGATGCACTGCCGCAAGTCACAGTAGAAGAAGAATTTAGATTTTCTTTTAGAGGCTTTCATCTTGATATTGCGAGGGGCGGAGTGCCCAATTTATCAACTTTTAAAAACATATTGAGATGGCTATTTTTGCTTAAAATTAACTACTTTGCAATATACTTTGAAGACCTTTTTCCATGGGAAAAACATCCTAAGATAGGTGCGGGTAGAGGAAGATTAACAAAAGAGGAGTTAAAAGAAATTATAGAGTACGGCAAAAATCTTGGAATTGAAGTATTTCCATCCTTAGAGTTAACAGGTCACATGGAGAATATTTTATCAATTCCAGAGTACTCCAAATACAGTGAATGGTATTTGCCAAGAGAAGGATGCCTTGATTTGTCGAGTGAAGAAGCAAAAAAATTCGCTTATGAACTTTTAGATGAAGTATTAGAGTTTTTCCCATCTAAGTACGTTCACATCGGCGGGGATGAGACATGGGCACTCGGCAGAGGAAAAAGCTTGGAAAAGAATTGGATATTTGAAGGGCCAAAGCTATATGAAGAATATCACAAAAATATGATAGATGTGGTAGAAAAATACAGAAAGATTCCTATCATGTGGGCAGATATGCTAACAGGTATGTTTCTGAGGCCTGATGAAAGGAAGGTATGGGAGAAACTTTTGCAAAGCGATATATGGCAAAGGACAATTTTAGCCAACTGGGATTATGCAGCAATGCCCAAGGAGCATTTTATAAACAGAATTGAGAGTCTTGGAAATAATCACCAATCAAATCAGATAGTGTGTCCGGGTTTTTCTAATTGGAACAGGTTTTATCCTGACTTTGAAGTAGCAATTGAGAACATAAAAAATTTTATTGAGGCTGCTAAGACAAAAGGTATTCAAGGCTTTTTGGTGACATCCTGGGGTGATGATGGGCAGGAGTGTTTGTTTAGTTTTTTATATCCGCTTTTTGTTGCTACAATTGAGCTTGCTGAAGGTGATGGGGATTGGGAAAAAAGTTATATTGTTCTTTCTGGTGAAAGCGAAAAGCTGCTTGATGTACGAAAAGTGTTTGGTATGTCGAAAATTGCAAATAATATAAAAGGTCTGTTGTATGGAAGCAAAGAGGTTGTGCAAATGGGGACTTCTGAGAAACGAGGGTTAAAAAGGTGTTTTGAAGAAGCTTTGCAAAAAGCTATTGATGCAAATCTTCCTGAAGATTTAGCATTTATTCGGCAGGCTATAAGAGTAGCGATAAAAAGGCTTGAGAATACAGTGACAGAAAGTGATTTAATTAAGCTTGGAAGTTATTACTGCAGGCTGTGGCGTAAAGAGAGGAAAAAGGAAGGGCTTGATAGGATTGTTGGAAGATTTTGGGCAGCAGGTGGCAAAGTTAGCTTAGAACAGGAAAGAAATTAAAGATATATTTTGAGGTGTTTTAAAAATGAGAAAAAAGTTTTTGGTCAAAAAGATTTTTAATGGATATTCGTTCATCAGGGACAATGTCTTGGTTGTAGAAGATGGGAAAGTTTTGGGAACGCAAAAAGGAATTGATACTGGAAAAGATGAGATTATAGACAGAAGAGATTTTATTTTATCACCTGGATTTATTGACAAACACACACATGGTATTGGTGGAGTTGATTTTTTTGATACTACAGAGAATGATTTAAAAACTATCCAAAATTACTATTTTAAACATGGTGTTACAACTGTTCTGCCAACAATTGTATCAGCTCCGTTTGAAAACATATACAAGCTTGCAAGAGCTATCAAAGAAGCAAAGAAAGACCCAAACTTTAAGCTAAACATCCCCGGAATATTCTTAGAAGGACCATTTATAAACCCTGCCAAAAAAGGTGCACAC is drawn from Caldicellulosiruptor diazotrophicus and contains these coding sequences:
- a CDS encoding GNAT family N-acetyltransferase, which produces MQFRTLKESELEKWFYHCASVFGENQNLDFWLDYFKRHYFNDPFRDINSIFVALDDSNIASTVRLFYRKIYFHGKEITVGGIGEVSTKHEYRGMGLASKLLCMAVDTMRKKRLCISILFASLHNFYGRFGYKVLPREFCLLDKDTFQKYHESKTTQTGEIKEINLSDNNVEIIDEIYKLYSTNFNGPVVRNREYWLGWVNLEPKTSLGYFVEGRLAAYLFYRKNGKEIIILEYGCSDSSNKEIPLMEFIKFIINNENAEAIKYPKAIGLELTGCTEFKDNSLMLNLITPFKLEGLLVDSTEKLISILAREPNKFVFWGTDNF
- a CDS encoding beta-N-acetylhexosaminidase, coding for MFKIVPKPKKVDFTGKWFDFDGFENFPDFISREFSIPKGSWKIEIVERPGTGISIENKKVKVWGNVNVAYATIVQLLIQRKDALPQVTVEEEFRFSFRGFHLDIARGGVPNLSTFKNILRWLFLLKINYFAIYFEDLFPWEKHPKIGAGRGRLTKEELKEIIEYGKNLGIEVFPSLELTGHMENILSIPEYSKYSEWYLPREGCLDLSSEEAKKFAYELLDEVLEFFPSKYVHIGGDETWALGRGKSLEKNWIFEGPKLYEEYHKNMIDVVEKYRKIPIMWADMLTGMFLRPDERKVWEKLLQSDIWQRTILANWDYAAMPKEHFINRIESLGNNHQSNQIVCPGFSNWNRFYPDFEVAIENIKNFIEAAKTKGIQGFLVTSWGDDGQECLFSFLYPLFVATIELAEGDGDWEKSYIVLSGESEKLLDVRKVFGMSKIANNIKGLLYGSKEVVQMGTSEKRGLKRCFEEALQKAIDANLPEDLAFIRQAIRVAIKRLENTVTESDLIKLGSYYCRLWRKERKKEGLDRIVGRFWAAGGKVSLEQERN